From a single Vitis vinifera cultivar Pinot Noir 40024 chromosome 18, ASM3070453v1 genomic region:
- the LOC100247674 gene encoding small GTPase LIP1 yields the protein MFWRERERESEERSGGGPPFGQVRVLVVGDSGVGKTSLVHLIIKGSSISRPPQTIGCMVGIKHLTYGSSSSSSNSNKGNTERDFFVELWDVSGHERYKDCRSLFYSQINGIIFVHDLSQKRTKTSLQKWASEIAGNGTFSAPLGSAGPCGLPVPFIVIGNKVDIATKEGQRGSSGNLVDVARQWVEKQGLLPSSEELPLTESFPGSGGLIAAAKEARFDKEAVKKFFLMLIRRRYFSNELPAPNPWSSSPFEGPAPHSSNNLSDDDVFHMNTSLSGDPYKYNILPPLPARNYMPPSAQRPQQPVSISDNYNLPRFTRTESPNSSNSRSKRADINI from the exons ATGTTTTGGAGGGAACGTGAAAGAGAGAGTGAAGAGCGTAGTGGCGGTGGACCGCCCTTTGGGCAGGTTCGGGTGCTTGTTGTGGGAGACTCTG GTGTGGGAAAAACTTCACTTGTCCATTTGATCATTAAAGGTTCTTCAATTTCCCGGCCTCCTCAAACAATTGGGTGTATGGTTGGTATAAAG CATCTCACATATGGAAGTTCTAGTAGCTCTTCCAACAGCAATAAAGGCAATACAGAGAGGGATTTCTTTGTTGAACTTTGGGATGTTTCAGGACATGAGCGATACAAAGATTGTCGGTCTCTTTTCTATTCACAAATCAATG GTATCATTTTTGTCCATGATCTCTCCCAAAAAAGGACAAAAACAAGCTTGCAAAAGTGGGCTTCTGAAATTGCAGGAAATGGTACATTCTCAGCTCCTCTAGGATCTGCTGGTCCTTGTGGCCTTCCTGTCCCATTCATTGTTATTGGTAACAAAGTAGATATTGCGACAAAGGAGGGCCAAAGAGGAAGCAGTGGCAATCTTGTTGATGTTGCTCGTCAGTGGGTTGAGAAGCAGGGTTTGCTTCCATCTAGTGAGGAACTACCTCTGACAGAGAGTTTTCCAGGAAGTGGGGGCCTTATTGCT GCTGCCAAAGAAGCAAGATTTGACAAGGAAGCTGTGAAGAAGTTCTTTTTAATG TTGATCAGGAGaagatatttttcaaatgaattacCTGCACCAAACCCCTGGTCTAGTTCACCATTTGAAGGACCTGCCCCCCACTCAAGTAATAATTTGAGTGATGATGATGTCTTCCACATGAATACAAG TTTAAGCGGCGACCCTTACAAGTACAACATTCTTCCCCCACTCCCAGCTCGGAATTATATGCCTCCATCCGCTCAACGTCCTCAGCAGCCAGTCTCCATTTCTGACAACTACAACCTCCCAAGATTCACACGAACTGAATCTCCAAATAGCAGCAACTCAAGATCAAAGCGGGCAGATATTAATATCTGA
- the LOC104877953 gene encoding uncharacterized protein LOC104877953, with the protein MEVLRTYLLSSFIFCLLSLAAGRYEIRRLVPSGPDPVEPPETPSTSFTKTQFGMKRLVPSGPDPVEPPETPSTSFTKTQFGMKRLVPSGPNPVEPPETPSTSFTKTHFGVKRLVPSGPNPVEPPETPSTSFTKTHFGVKRLVPSGPNPVEPPETPSTSFTKTYFGVKRLVPSGPDPVEPPETPSTSFTKTHFGVKRLVPSGPNPVEPPETPSTSFTKTYFGVKRLVPSGPNPVEPPETPSTSITKTHFGVKRLVPSGPDPVEPPETPSTSFTKTHFGVKRLVPSGPDPVEPPETPSSIAQEEAPPSW; encoded by the coding sequence ATGGAGGTCTTGAGGACTTACCTCCTCTcttcattcatattttgcttgCTCTCTCTTGCTGCTGGTCGATATGAGATAAGAAGGCTTGTTCCTTCAGGTCCTGATCCAGTGGAGCCTCCTGAAACACCATCAACTTCATTTACCAAAACCCAGTTTGGGATGAAGAGGCTTGTTCCTTCAGGTCCTGATCCAGTGGAGCCTCCTGAAACACCATCCACTTCATTTACCAAAACCCAGTTTGGGATGAAGAGGCTTGTTCCTTCAGGTCCTAATCCAGTGGAGCCTCCTGAAACACCATCCACTTCATTTACCAAAACCCATTTTGGGGTGAAGAGGCTCGTTCCTTCAGGTCCTAATCCAGTGGAGCCTCCTGAAACACCATCCACTTCATTTACCAAAACCCATTTTGGGGTGAAGAGGCTTGTTCCTTCAGGTCCTAATCCAGTGGAGCCTCCTGAAACACCATCCACTTCATTTACCAAAACCTATTTTGGGGTGAAGAGGCTTGTTCCTTCAGGTCCTGATCCAGTGGAGCCTCCTGAAACACCATCAACTTCATTTACCAAAACCCATTTTGGGGTGAAGAGGCTTGTTCCTTCAGGTCCTAATCCAGTGGAGCCTCCTGAAACACCATCCACTTCATTTACCAAAACCTATTTTGGGGTGAAGAGGCTTGTTCCTTCAGGTCCTAATCCAGTGGAGCCTCCTGAAACACCATCCACTTCAATTACCAAAACCCATTTTGGGGTGAAGAGGCTTGTTCCTTCAGGTCCTGATCCAGTGGAGCCTCCTGAAACACCATCCACTTCATTTACCAAAACCCATTTTGGGGTGAAGAGGCTTGTTCCTTCAGGTCCTGATCCAGTGGAGCCTCCTGAAACACCAAGCTCGATTGCACAAGAAGAAGCTCCTCCAAGTTGGTGA